In Tepidimonas taiwanensis, the following are encoded in one genomic region:
- a CDS encoding DASH family cryptochrome, translating into MSRSLPLGAPVVHLFIADLRLHDHAALHAGLAQALAEGRPWLALWLPPPAQPTPWGWPRTGARRLAWWHSAAHGLAQGLARHGHPLWCLPDGTTATLQAWISACSPAAVHVLEVPAPEERAVLQTLVAWGIPVHRHGIGTLHEAADLPFTPEAVPTVFTAFRQAVERAHTPVPGPLPVPTRWPAAWQPAENIADRLGWRCLDPQAPDDTALLAGDARHALPWPPADEAPWGGEAAALRHLQRYLDGGHARRYKATRNHLADPWGSSHWSLWLATGALSPRQALAALRAHEAAHGATDGTYWLWFELLWRDHFRWLHRRFGAALYRARGLAPHAPPRPLDPQRLARWMQGETGCDIVDAGMRELAASGYLSNRMRQIVASYWLHELQGDWRVGAAWFEAQLLDHDPCSNTGNWLYIAGLGTDPRGGRRFDPRKQAAQHDPDGAYRRRWLAPDTRP; encoded by the coding sequence ATGAGTCGATCCCTGCCGCTGGGGGCTCCGGTGGTTCACCTGTTCATCGCCGACCTGCGCCTGCACGACCACGCCGCGCTGCACGCGGGCCTGGCGCAGGCGCTGGCGGAGGGGCGCCCGTGGCTGGCGCTGTGGCTGCCACCACCCGCGCAGCCGACGCCGTGGGGCTGGCCGCGCACCGGCGCGCGGCGGCTCGCGTGGTGGCACAGCGCCGCGCACGGCTTGGCGCAGGGGTTGGCGCGCCACGGCCACCCGCTGTGGTGCCTGCCGGATGGCACCACGGCCACGCTGCAGGCGTGGATCAGCGCCTGCTCGCCCGCGGCCGTGCACGTGCTGGAGGTTCCGGCACCGGAAGAGCGGGCCGTCCTGCAGACGCTGGTGGCGTGGGGCATCCCGGTGCACCGGCACGGCATCGGTACCCTGCACGAGGCGGCCGACCTGCCGTTCACGCCGGAGGCGGTGCCCACGGTGTTCACCGCGTTCCGGCAGGCGGTGGAGCGCGCCCACACCCCCGTGCCCGGCCCGCTGCCGGTGCCCACCCGCTGGCCCGCGGCGTGGCAGCCTGCTGAGAACATCGCCGACCGGCTGGGCTGGCGGTGCCTCGACCCCCAGGCGCCCGACGACACCGCGCTGCTGGCAGGGGACGCACGCCACGCGCTGCCGTGGCCGCCCGCCGACGAAGCCCCTTGGGGCGGCGAGGCCGCGGCGCTGCGCCACCTGCAACGCTACCTCGACGGCGGTCATGCGCGGCGCTACAAGGCGACGCGCAACCACCTCGCCGACCCGTGGGGATCGAGCCACTGGTCGCTGTGGCTGGCCACCGGCGCTCTGTCGCCGCGGCAGGCGCTGGCGGCGCTGCGCGCGCACGAAGCGGCGCACGGCGCAACGGACGGCACATACTGGCTGTGGTTCGAGCTGCTGTGGCGCGACCACTTCCGCTGGCTGCACCGCCGCTTTGGTGCCGCGCTGTACCGGGCCCGCGGGCTCGCCCCGCACGCGCCGCCGCGCCCCCTGGATCCACAACGGCTGGCGCGCTGGATGCAGGGTGAAACCGGCTGCGACATCGTCGACGCCGGGATGCGCGAACTCGCCGCCTCCGGCTACCTGAGCAACCGTATGCGCCAGATCGTGGCCAGCTATTGGCTGCACGAGCTGCAGGGCGACTGGCGTGTCGGGGCCGCCTGGTTCGAGGCGCAGTTGCTCGACCACGACCCCTGCAGCAACACCGGCAACTGGCTCTACATCGCGGGGCTGGGCACCGACCCGCGCGGCGGCCGCCGCTTCGACCCCCGCAAACAGGCCGCGCAGCACGACCCCGACGGGGCCTACCGCCGGCGCTGGCTCGCCCCGGACACTCGGCCATGA
- a CDS encoding DEAD/DEAH box helicase produces the protein MATLIPALSSCVGRMTSGERRTAERLEEKLDDDYLLWYDVAVGPKSLHPDFVILHPRRGILILEVKDYRLSSIIQVDKQNWCIHGDLGPKTVINPLEQARQYAHQVVAALERDPHLVHSDGPQKGRLIFPWGYGVVLPNISREQFNKAGLNHAIEPRRVICQDEIGKEVDPERLQSQLWDMFPYRMRGVLSVPQIDRVRWIMFPDVRVPVNGQLFDSTDEMAEWPDIMRVMDLQQEQLARSLGQGHRVIHGVAGSGKTMLLGYRAEHLTKLESAGCDKPILVLCYNEPLARQLAYIMSVKGIADRVHAVHFHKWCRDQLVIYGQALPPRHLPTEEFLAELVQRVINGVNRRQIPSGQYRAVLIDEGHDFAPEWLKLIVQMVDPTTNSLLVLYDDAQSIYERARKRNFSFKSVGIQAQGRTTILKINYRNTRQILRTASLLAADLLTPEERDEDGVPLLKPISCGRDGEEPVIIRLPTLEEEVNHVAELLERAHREGYAWADMAVLCPTHHIRDLCAKTLAQRRRLPVQNRIRAGDYEPHSNKITLMTLHASKGLEFPLVALVGAGQMPMSGEDEKEAARLLYVGATRAKQRLIIGTSGNGPFAARLQQLSATPDMA, from the coding sequence ATGGCCACCCTCATTCCGGCATTGAGCAGTTGCGTCGGGCGCATGACCTCTGGCGAACGCCGCACGGCAGAGCGACTGGAAGAAAAGCTCGACGACGATTATCTGTTGTGGTACGACGTCGCCGTCGGGCCCAAAAGCCTTCACCCCGACTTCGTCATTTTGCACCCCCGCCGAGGCATTTTGATCCTCGAGGTCAAAGACTATCGCCTCTCCTCGATCATCCAGGTTGACAAGCAAAACTGGTGCATACACGGGGATTTGGGCCCCAAAACCGTCATCAATCCGCTCGAACAAGCCCGACAATACGCGCACCAGGTGGTGGCCGCACTGGAAAGAGATCCCCATTTGGTGCACTCGGACGGCCCGCAAAAAGGTCGGCTCATTTTTCCCTGGGGATATGGCGTGGTGCTGCCCAACATCTCTCGAGAGCAATTCAACAAAGCAGGGCTGAATCATGCCATCGAACCGCGTCGCGTCATTTGTCAGGACGAAATCGGCAAGGAGGTCGATCCCGAGCGGCTGCAAAGCCAATTGTGGGACATGTTTCCCTACCGAATGAGGGGCGTACTGTCGGTACCGCAAATCGACCGGGTGCGCTGGATCATGTTCCCGGACGTGCGTGTACCCGTCAACGGTCAACTCTTTGACAGCACGGACGAAATGGCCGAGTGGCCCGACATCATGCGCGTGATGGATTTGCAGCAGGAGCAGCTCGCGCGCAGCCTCGGCCAAGGTCACCGTGTCATCCACGGCGTGGCAGGTTCGGGTAAGACGATGCTGCTCGGCTACCGTGCCGAGCATTTGACAAAACTCGAATCAGCAGGCTGCGACAAGCCGATTCTGGTGCTGTGCTACAACGAGCCATTGGCGCGACAACTCGCCTACATCATGTCGGTCAAGGGTATTGCCGACCGTGTGCACGCCGTGCATTTTCACAAGTGGTGCCGTGACCAGCTCGTCATCTACGGACAAGCGCTACCGCCACGACATCTGCCAACGGAAGAATTTCTCGCTGAATTGGTGCAACGCGTTATCAATGGAGTCAACCGCCGACAAATTCCCAGTGGGCAGTACCGCGCCGTTTTGATCGACGAAGGACACGATTTTGCACCCGAGTGGCTCAAGCTCATCGTTCAGATGGTCGACCCGACGACCAATAGCTTGCTCGTGCTTTACGACGATGCGCAAAGCATCTATGAGCGCGCGCGCAAAAGAAACTTCAGCTTCAAGAGCGTCGGCATTCAAGCCCAGGGACGAACCACCATCCTCAAGATCAACTACCGCAATACCAGACAAATCCTGCGCACGGCCAGCTTGCTGGCAGCCGACTTGCTGACCCCGGAAGAACGTGATGAAGATGGTGTACCACTGCTCAAGCCCATCAGCTGCGGAAGGGATGGCGAGGAGCCCGTGATCATCCGCCTGCCGACGCTGGAAGAGGAGGTAAACCACGTGGCCGAACTGCTGGAGCGCGCGCATCGGGAAGGCTACGCCTGGGCCGACATGGCCGTGCTGTGTCCAACCCATCACATCCGCGACCTTTGCGCGAAAACATTGGCGCAACGGCGCCGCCTGCCGGTACAAAACCGCATCCGGGCGGGCGATTATGAACCGCACAGCAACAAAATCACCCTGATGACCCTGCATGCCAGCAAGGGTTTGGAATTCCCGCTCGTGGCGCTCGTGGGGGCAGGACAAATGCCGATGTCCGGTGAGGACGAAAAGGAAGCGGCCAGACTGCTCTACGTCGGGGCCACGCGCGCAAAACAACGCCTCATCATCGGCACCAGTGGCAACGGACCGTTCGCTGCGCGCCTACAGCAATTGTCGGCGACGCCTGACATGGCATAA
- a CDS encoding cryptochrome/photolyase family protein produces the protein MNTATDAPPARDGPTLRLLLGDQLDPLHPWFGERRADVVYVLMEVRQETDYVRHHAQKVLAIFAAMRALAQQLRANGHRVRYVTIDDPSSRQTLTGNLDALTRHYRAAAVEYQHPDEWRLDALLREWGADAPVPVRAVDSAHFLAPRDGVTRALAGHRQWVMEHFYRRMRRQHRVLMDGDAPAGGQWNFDADNRQPWRGEPPEPPDPRPCHDQQALWRTIEAAGVATIGDPQADTLRWPLTRAEALAQLDAFVAHALPHFGPYQDALSHTHTRLFHSQLSFALNVKLLHPREVIARAEAAWRSGDAPLASVEGFVRQILGWREYVRGVYWAHMPGYTARNALGHQRPLPRWYWDGQTRMACLRAAIGQTLAGAYAHHIQRLMVTGNFALLLGCDPAEVHRWYLGVYIDAFEWVEAPNTLGMSQWADGGLMATKPYVSSASYLQRMGDHCRACPYDPRQRVGERACPFNALYWDFLARQRERLAANPRMAMMLRQLDRMEPETLAATRQHAEALRQRADAL, from the coding sequence ATGAACACCGCGACCGACGCCCCACCCGCCCGCGACGGCCCGACGCTGCGGCTGCTGCTGGGCGACCAGCTCGACCCGCTGCACCCCTGGTTTGGCGAGCGGCGCGCGGACGTCGTGTACGTGCTGATGGAAGTTCGGCAGGAGACGGACTACGTGCGCCACCACGCGCAAAAGGTGCTCGCCATCTTTGCCGCGATGCGCGCGCTGGCGCAGCAGCTCAGGGCCAATGGCCACCGCGTGCGCTATGTGACCATCGACGACCCGAGCAGCCGCCAGACGCTCACCGGCAACCTCGACGCGCTCACCCGCCACTACCGCGCCGCGGCGGTGGAATACCAACACCCGGACGAATGGCGGCTGGACGCGCTGCTGCGCGAGTGGGGCGCGGACGCGCCGGTGCCGGTGCGGGCGGTGGACAGCGCGCACTTTCTGGCCCCGCGCGACGGCGTGACGCGCGCGCTGGCGGGCCACCGCCAGTGGGTGATGGAGCACTTCTACCGCCGCATGCGGCGGCAGCACCGCGTGCTGATGGACGGCGACGCGCCGGCCGGCGGCCAGTGGAACTTCGACGCCGACAACCGCCAGCCGTGGCGCGGCGAGCCACCGGAACCCCCCGACCCCCGCCCCTGCCACGACCAGCAGGCGCTGTGGCGCACGATCGAAGCGGCGGGCGTGGCCACCATCGGCGACCCACAGGCCGACACGCTGCGCTGGCCGCTGACCCGCGCCGAGGCGCTGGCGCAGCTCGACGCCTTCGTCGCGCACGCCCTGCCCCACTTCGGCCCGTATCAGGATGCGCTGAGCCACACGCACACGCGGCTCTTTCACTCGCAGCTGTCGTTCGCCCTCAACGTCAAGCTGCTGCACCCGCGCGAGGTGATCGCACGCGCCGAGGCCGCGTGGCGCAGCGGGGACGCGCCGCTGGCTTCCGTCGAGGGCTTCGTCCGCCAGATTCTGGGCTGGCGCGAGTATGTGCGCGGCGTCTACTGGGCGCACATGCCCGGTTACACGGCGCGCAACGCGCTGGGGCACCAGCGGCCGCTGCCGCGCTGGTACTGGGACGGCCAAACCCGCATGGCGTGCCTGCGCGCCGCCATCGGCCAGACACTGGCCGGTGCCTACGCCCACCACATCCAGCGGCTGATGGTCACCGGCAACTTTGCGCTGCTGCTCGGCTGCGACCCCGCCGAGGTGCACCGCTGGTACCTGGGCGTCTACATCGACGCCTTCGAGTGGGTCGAGGCCCCCAACACGCTGGGCATGAGCCAGTGGGCCGACGGCGGCCTGATGGCCACCAAACCCTACGTCAGCAGCGCCTCGTACCTGCAGCGCATGGGCGACCACTGCCGCGCCTGCCCCTACGACCCGCGGCAGCGCGTGGGCGAGCGCGCCTGTCCGTTCAACGCGCTGTACTGGGACTTTCTGGCGCGCCAGCGCGAGCGGCTCGCCGCCAATCCCCGCATGGCGATGATGCTGCGCCAGCTCGACCGCATGGAACCGGAAACGCTGGCTGCCACGCGCCAGCACGCCGAAGCGCTGCGGCAGCGGGCGGATGCGCTGTAG
- a CDS encoding DUF2256 domain-containing protein produces MHRKPHLPTKICAVCGLPFTWRRKWARDWEQVRYCSERCRRQRGDARTATDAPTPAARPTGSRRR; encoded by the coding sequence ATGCACCGCAAACCCCACCTGCCCACCAAGATCTGCGCCGTCTGCGGCCTGCCTTTCACGTGGCGGCGCAAATGGGCGCGCGATTGGGAACAGGTGCGCTATTGTTCCGAGCGCTGCCGCCGCCAGCGCGGTGACGCCCGCACGGCGACGGACGCGCCCACGCCCGCCGCGCGCCCCACAGGGAGCCGTCGCCGATGA
- a CDS encoding cryptochrome/deoxyribodipyrimidine photo-lyase family protein — protein sequence MPVQLVWFKRDLRVHDHAPLVAAARAGAVLPVYIVEPSLWRQPDAAAQHWGFIRESLCELDAALRAAGGPRAALRVIVGEAVPVLALLHQRLGLAAIHAHEETGNAHTYARDQAVRRWARAHGVAVHETPGFAVIRGLRDRDRWLTARERFVAAPPAPWPPPVLVPAPWPWSAPPGLSSPAWWLNGDELAPGPWPDAAALGLDPAEPPERQRGGRARGEVTLHDFLTERAVRYRGGISSPLTAPTACSRLSPYLAYGVLSLREVVQATRARLAALADAPAAPADAARWRAGLRAFESRLYWHCHFIQKLESEPELEWRNLHRGYDGLREDDWNPALFEALQQGRTGWPLVDACVAMLRATGWLNFRMRAMLVSVAAYPLWLHWHPVGQWLARWFLDYEPGIHWPQMQMQAGTTGINATRVYNPLKQARDHDPHGVFVRRWLPALRRVPDAWLFEPWRMPADVQRRCGVRVGDDIPVPPVELEAALRAAKARLHARRRDPAVQAAATDVVRRHGSRRGMPAGRDATGREPVARRRVATPATQLTLF from the coding sequence ATGCCGGTGCAGCTCGTCTGGTTCAAACGCGACCTGCGCGTGCACGACCATGCACCGCTCGTCGCAGCGGCGCGCGCGGGTGCGGTGCTGCCCGTTTATATCGTCGAACCGAGCCTGTGGCGGCAGCCCGACGCCGCCGCACAGCACTGGGGCTTCATCCGCGAGAGCCTGTGCGAACTCGACGCCGCGCTGCGGGCCGCGGGCGGCCCGCGTGCGGCGCTTCGCGTCATCGTGGGCGAGGCGGTGCCGGTGCTCGCCCTGCTGCATCAGCGGCTGGGACTGGCCGCCATCCACGCACACGAGGAAACCGGCAACGCCCACACCTACGCCCGCGACCAGGCGGTGCGCCGCTGGGCGCGCGCGCACGGCGTCGCGGTACACGAAACCCCGGGCTTTGCCGTCATCCGCGGGCTGCGTGACCGCGACCGGTGGCTCACGGCGCGCGAGCGCTTCGTCGCCGCCCCACCGGCCCCGTGGCCGCCGCCCGTGCTCGTGCCGGCCCCGTGGCCGTGGTCAGCGCCGCCGGGCCTTTCGTCCCCCGCATGGTGGTTGAACGGCGACGAGCTCGCACCCGGCCCATGGCCGGACGCCGCCGCGCTCGGATTGGACCCGGCCGAGCCGCCCGAGCGCCAGCGCGGCGGACGCGCGCGGGGCGAGGTGACCTTGCACGACTTCCTGACCGAGCGGGCCGTGCGCTACCGCGGCGGCATCTCCTCCCCCCTGACCGCCCCCACCGCGTGCTCGCGGCTGTCGCCCTACCTCGCCTACGGGGTGCTGAGCCTGCGCGAAGTGGTGCAGGCCACGCGCGCGCGGCTGGCCGCGCTGGCCGACGCCCCCGCTGCGCCCGCGGACGCGGCACGCTGGCGCGCCGGGTTGCGCGCCTTTGAGAGCCGCCTCTACTGGCACTGCCATTTCATCCAGAAGCTCGAGAGCGAACCCGAGCTCGAGTGGCGCAACCTGCACCGCGGCTACGACGGCCTGCGCGAGGATGACTGGAATCCAGCCCTTTTCGAGGCGTTGCAGCAGGGGCGCACCGGCTGGCCGCTGGTCGACGCCTGCGTCGCGATGCTGCGCGCCACCGGGTGGCTGAACTTTCGCATGCGGGCGATGCTGGTGTCGGTGGCCGCCTACCCCTTGTGGCTGCACTGGCACCCCGTGGGGCAGTGGCTCGCGCGGTGGTTCTTGGACTACGAACCTGGCATCCACTGGCCGCAGATGCAGATGCAGGCTGGCACCACCGGCATCAACGCCACGCGCGTGTACAACCCGCTGAAGCAGGCGCGCGACCACGACCCCCACGGCGTGTTCGTGCGCCGCTGGCTGCCCGCGCTGCGGCGCGTGCCGGACGCCTGGCTGTTCGAGCCGTGGCGCATGCCCGCCGACGTGCAGCGGCGCTGTGGGGTGCGCGTCGGCGACGACATCCCCGTGCCACCGGTCGAGCTGGAGGCCGCGCTGCGCGCGGCCAAAGCGCGGTTGCACGCGCGCCGGCGCGACCCGGCCGTGCAGGCCGCCGCCACCGACGTCGTGCGCCGTCACGGCTCGCGCCGCGGCATGCCGGCGGGCCGCGACGCCACCGGGCGCGAGCCGGTCGCGCGCCGCCGCGTGGCCACGCCGGCCACCCAGCTAACACTCTTTTGA
- a CDS encoding Eco57I restriction-modification methylase domain-containing protein, with the protein MQGRLFSQDFLLRGIQDTEAWKALSDADLDDFTARLRERYAGFSAGSALNEAQTEDELIEPVLDLLGWRDCWTSQVNLSQSGREDVPDFLLFADAAAKQRAMAEPADDRRARHGVALLEAKRWLRPLDRSDDSGAGNNRKRRDFGAPSSQMLRYLSRADVISDRAVKWGILTNGAIWRLYWQDARSRAEDFFEIDLAALLGVPGSQSEFDGYAPRHGIKLFWLLFGRAAFLPQSWDSQRRTFHAIALSEARLYEETVSDQLGKRVFAEVFPSLCAALAAGDLQARKTAKGAYTEDYLEELREAALVLLYRLLFLFYAEDRRLLPVMDSRYAPYSLSALRDQVAADRDAGKALSRRVANYWAVLDNLFTLIAEGDDTVGMPAYNGGLFERARAPLLARVRVPDAQLAPVIDALSRRVEDILKPRINYRDLSVAHLGSIYERLLEYRLEEEGGTLAVKKAGFARKGSGSYYTHDALVRLILDETVGRLVAQRQQKFDCLLARWRKKAHLNPADWEALDRADPASQFLELKICDPAMGSGHFLVALVDWLADRVLEAAQTSAEAVNDCPFAAHLVEQNRPWASPIAARIADIRRRILKAAKEHGWAVDERQLDDRHIVRRMILKRVVFGVDKNPMAVELAKVGLWLHTFTVGAPLSFLDHHLQCGDSLHGERLDAVRDGIRAMGALFQEGELDRLRIAARSLAAVADLTDTSIAEAHESKHLADEARQQVAPIIALLNLWRGLRWTVPGWPAVKRDKIQDDRLRSALAELFSDRYNLVGVAAQGNVGGHGEAVQAANELLAALGTLARREHFFHWEVAFPTVWKEGVGGFDAVIGNPPWDRIKLQEVEWFAERRPEIARQARAADRKRLIAQEKARNTPLWREYVAARDAAETTARVARECGDYPLLSGGDVNLYSLFVERAQSLIKPDGIVGLLTPSGIAADKGASAFFRTLTEATEDGARLAALYDFENRKVFFPDIHASFKFCALVFGGPQRRFAQSRCAFYLHDVAELASPDRVLALNAADFRLVNPNTGAAPIFRTARDADLTMRLYRVHPVLVRREGDTEHRAWPVKYVRMFDMTNDSDKFLTRAELEKAGWRPAPLNRWERDGEVALPLYEGKMVQMYDHRAADVVVNPYNLHRAAQPQAIPDAEKRQPDRYPEPQFWVRRAAVTAFGLPDTVLAFKDVTAPTNARTMIAALLPASALGNTLPVLLMPVADAALLVANLNSFVFDFLARQKVQGQHLNWYIVEQLPVIAPSAYEQTIGGVRVADFIRAEVLALSYTAHDLAPFARDLGYVNPDGSVKPPFVWDPDDRAQRMARLDALFFHLYGLDEADTDYVLSTFPIVREQDEQTYGTFRTRDLILGYLARIKAGQLSHEPLVCAAGGDAG; encoded by the coding sequence ATGCAAGGCCGCCTCTTTTCCCAAGACTTCCTGCTTCGTGGCATCCAGGACACCGAGGCGTGGAAAGCCCTCTCCGATGCTGACCTCGATGACTTTACAGCCCGACTGCGGGAGCGCTACGCCGGCTTTTCCGCCGGCTCCGCCCTCAACGAAGCCCAGACCGAAGACGAACTGATCGAGCCGGTGCTGGACTTATTGGGCTGGCGGGATTGCTGGACTTCACAGGTCAACCTCTCCCAGTCCGGGCGCGAAGACGTGCCGGACTTTTTGCTGTTTGCCGACGCCGCCGCCAAACAGCGCGCGATGGCGGAACCCGCAGATGATCGCCGCGCCCGCCACGGCGTGGCGCTGCTGGAGGCCAAGCGCTGGCTGCGGCCGCTCGATCGCAGCGACGACAGCGGCGCGGGCAACAACCGAAAACGCCGCGATTTTGGTGCGCCGTCATCGCAGATGCTGCGATATCTCTCGCGTGCCGACGTCATCAGCGACCGCGCGGTCAAGTGGGGCATCCTCACCAACGGGGCCATCTGGCGGCTGTATTGGCAAGACGCCCGCTCGCGCGCCGAGGATTTTTTCGAAATCGACTTGGCCGCGTTGTTGGGTGTGCCCGGCAGCCAGTCGGAGTTTGACGGCTACGCCCCGCGCCACGGCATCAAGTTGTTCTGGCTCCTGTTTGGGCGCGCAGCTTTTTTGCCGCAGTCGTGGGACAGCCAGCGCCGCACCTTTCACGCCATCGCGCTGTCCGAGGCGCGGCTCTACGAAGAAACCGTTTCCGACCAGTTGGGCAAACGCGTATTTGCCGAGGTTTTCCCGAGCCTCTGTGCAGCGCTGGCGGCAGGCGACTTGCAAGCCCGCAAGACCGCCAAGGGGGCGTACACCGAAGACTATCTGGAAGAGCTGCGCGAAGCCGCGCTGGTGCTGCTCTATCGCCTGTTGTTCCTGTTTTACGCCGAAGATCGGCGCTTGCTGCCCGTGATGGACAGCCGCTACGCGCCCTACAGTCTCTCGGCCTTGCGCGACCAAGTGGCTGCCGACCGTGACGCCGGCAAAGCGCTGTCCCGACGCGTGGCCAACTACTGGGCGGTGCTGGACAACCTCTTCACCCTGATCGCCGAAGGGGACGACACGGTCGGGATGCCTGCCTACAACGGCGGGCTGTTCGAGCGTGCCCGCGCGCCGCTGCTGGCGCGCGTCCGGGTGCCCGATGCCCAGCTCGCCCCGGTGATCGACGCGCTGTCGCGCCGGGTCGAGGATATCCTCAAGCCCCGCATCAACTATCGTGACCTCTCCGTTGCCCACCTGGGCAGCATCTACGAGCGCCTGCTCGAATACCGTCTGGAGGAGGAGGGCGGCACCCTCGCAGTCAAAAAAGCGGGTTTTGCGCGCAAGGGGTCGGGCAGCTACTACACCCATGATGCGCTGGTGCGGCTGATTCTCGACGAAACCGTCGGCCGGCTGGTCGCACAACGCCAACAGAAGTTCGATTGTCTGCTCGCGCGATGGCGCAAAAAGGCCCACCTCAACCCCGCGGACTGGGAGGCACTCGACAGGGCCGATCCGGCGAGCCAGTTTCTGGAACTGAAAATCTGCGACCCCGCGATGGGCAGCGGCCATTTTCTGGTGGCGCTCGTGGACTGGCTGGCAGACCGCGTGCTGGAAGCCGCGCAAACCAGCGCCGAAGCCGTCAACGACTGCCCCTTTGCCGCGCACCTGGTGGAACAGAACCGCCCCTGGGCCTCGCCGATCGCCGCACGCATCGCCGACATCCGCCGCCGCATCCTCAAGGCCGCGAAAGAACACGGCTGGGCCGTGGACGAGCGGCAACTCGACGACCGCCACATCGTGCGCCGCATGATCCTCAAGCGCGTCGTCTTCGGTGTGGACAAAAACCCGATGGCGGTCGAGCTCGCCAAAGTGGGGCTGTGGCTGCATACGTTCACCGTTGGCGCGCCGCTGTCCTTCCTCGATCACCATCTGCAATGCGGCGATTCGCTGCACGGCGAACGGCTCGATGCCGTGCGCGACGGCATCCGGGCGATGGGGGCGCTGTTCCAGGAAGGAGAACTGGACCGGCTGCGCATCGCCGCGCGCAGCCTGGCGGCGGTGGCGGACCTCACCGACACCAGCATCGCCGAGGCGCACGAATCGAAACACCTGGCCGACGAAGCCCGTCAGCAGGTGGCCCCGATCATTGCCCTCCTGAACCTGTGGCGGGGGTTGCGCTGGACAGTCCCAGGCTGGCCCGCCGTCAAGCGCGACAAGATCCAGGACGACCGTTTGCGAAGCGCGCTTGCGGAGCTCTTTTCTGACCGCTATAACCTGGTCGGTGTTGCGGCTCAGGGGAACGTGGGCGGACACGGGGAGGCGGTGCAAGCCGCCAACGAACTGCTCGCGGCGCTGGGCACGCTGGCGCGGCGCGAACACTTCTTCCACTGGGAGGTCGCCTTTCCCACCGTGTGGAAAGAGGGCGTGGGCGGTTTTGACGCCGTCATCGGCAACCCGCCGTGGGACCGGATCAAGTTGCAGGAGGTGGAGTGGTTTGCCGAACGCCGGCCCGAAATCGCCCGGCAGGCGCGCGCCGCCGACCGCAAACGCCTCATCGCGCAGGAAAAGGCGCGCAATACCCCGTTGTGGCGCGAGTACGTCGCTGCCCGCGACGCGGCAGAGACCACCGCGCGCGTGGCGCGGGAGTGTGGCGACTACCCGCTGCTCTCGGGCGGCGACGTCAACCTCTACAGCCTCTTTGTCGAGCGCGCGCAAAGCCTCATCAAACCCGACGGCATCGTCGGCCTGCTCACCCCCTCCGGCATCGCTGCCGACAAGGGGGCGTCGGCCTTTTTCCGCACATTGACCGAGGCCACCGAAGACGGCGCGCGGCTCGCGGCGCTCTACGACTTTGAAAACCGGAAGGTCTTCTTCCCCGACATCCACGCCAGCTTCAAATTCTGCGCCCTTGTCTTCGGCGGCCCGCAGCGCCGCTTTGCCCAGAGCCGCTGCGCCTTCTATCTGCACGATGTTGCGGAGCTTGCCAGCCCGGACCGTGTGCTCGCGCTCAACGCCGCTGACTTCCGCCTCGTCAACCCCAATACCGGCGCTGCCCCCATTTTCAGGACGGCGCGGGACGCCGACCTCACGATGCGCCTCTACCGCGTCCACCCGGTGCTCGTGCGCCGCGAGGGCGACACGGAGCATAGAGCGTGGCCGGTGAAGTATGTCCGTATGTTCGACATGACCAACGACTCGGACAAGTTTCTCACCCGCGCCGAGCTGGAAAAAGCGGGCTGGCGGCCGGCCCCGCTCAACCGGTGGGAGCGGGACGGGGAGGTGGCGTTGCCGCTCTACGAAGGCAAGATGGTGCAGATGTACGACCACCGCGCGGCCGACGTGGTGGTCAACCCCTACAACCTGCACCGCGCTGCGCAACCGCAGGCGATTCCGGATGCCGAGAAGCGGCAACCGGACCGGTATCCGGAGCCGCAGTTTTGGGTGAGGCGCGCGGCAGTGACCGCGTTTGGTTTGCCTGACACCGTGCTTGCTTTCAAAGATGTCACGGCACCGACCAATGCGCGCACCATGATCGCGGCGTTGTTACCCGCCAGTGCGTTGGGCAATACGCTGCCGGTGCTGCTCATGCCGGTGGCCGACGCCGCCTTGCTGGTCGCCAACCTCAACAGTTTTGTGTTCGATTTTCTGGCACGACAGAAGGTGCAGGGCCAGCACCTCAACTGGTACATCGTCGAGCAACTCCCCGTCATCGCCCCCTCGGCCTACGAGCAAACCATCGGCGGGGTGCGCGTTGCCGACTTCATCCGCGCGGAGGTTCTGGCGCTCTCTTACACCGCGCACGACCTCGCGCCCTTCGCCCGTGACCTCGGCTACGTGAATCCGGACGGCAGCGTAAAACCCCCCTTTGTCTGGGACCCGGACGACCGGGCGCAGCGCATGGCCCGGCTCGATGCGCTGTTTTTCCACCTCTACGGTCTCGACGAAGCCGATACCGACTATGTTCTCTCCACCTTTCCCATCGTGCGCGAGCAGGACGAGCAAACGTATGGCACCTTCCGCACGCGCGACCTGATTCTGGGTTATCTGGCCCGAATCAAAGCCGGGCAGCTGAGCCACGAGCCATTGGTATGCGCCGCAGGTGGCGACGCCGGTTGA